A DNA window from Paraclostridium bifermentans contains the following coding sequences:
- a CDS encoding zinc ribbon domain-containing protein, translated as MNSIKSNINNKKLSLERIKEKNKLNKEIEKAKKDKTKIFIDAGIKLYEMVRKENIINEELINLFDNMVELDKIIYESNLKLEKIQFKNSTKCECGNILNDESKFCSQCGKKIKEEVEFETCEFCSSEISEDANFCACCGNKVSKNM; from the coding sequence ATGAATAGTATAAAATCTAATATAAATAACAAGAAATTATCGTTAGAGAGAATAAAGGAAAAAAATAAATTAAATAAAGAGATAGAAAAAGCAAAAAAAGATAAAACTAAAATTTTTATTGATGCAGGTATCAAACTTTATGAAATGGTTAGAAAAGAAAATATAATTAATGAAGAACTTATTAATTTATTTGATAATATGGTTGAACTTGATAAAATTATATATGAATCTAATTTAAAACTTGAAAAAATTCAATTTAAAAATAGCACTAAGTGTGAGTGTGGAAATATTTTAAATGATGAAAGTAAGTTTTGTAGCCAATGCGGTAAAAAAATAAAAGAAGAAGTTGAATTTGAAACTTGTGAATTTTGTTCAAGTGAAATAAGTGAAGATGCAAATTTCTGTGCATGCTGTGGAAATAAAGTTAGTAAAAACATGTAA